Proteins encoded together in one Cyanobacterium sp. T60_A2020_053 window:
- a CDS encoding serine/threonine protein kinase — MVEECCRPNPPCRHFCRLDGHLLTGKGIIRNPDNGNEYEVLGVLAQGGMSITYLVYNYQIKKLSVLKEISCELASIAKARELFQREARILQSLQNQGIPEFYDFFASKNYYSLIMEMIHGESLDKVDFNNEKEVLKCTWEVAKILDYLHSLPQPIIHRDIKPTNLIFRYSPQEVVLIDFGAVKEAALEPGTRIATTGYSSPEQKKGLSFIQSDFYALGTTLVYLLTKKSPNAFYNPIMKKFIGLEEMGISKPVINFINKMTEFEPQSRPVNALAVMDLVTELMS; from the coding sequence ATGGTTGAAGAATGTTGTCGCCCTAATCCTCCTTGTCGTCACTTTTGTCGTTTAGATGGGCATTTATTAACAGGTAAAGGAATCATCCGTAATCCCGATAATGGCAATGAATATGAAGTCTTGGGAGTTCTTGCCCAGGGGGGTATGAGTATTACTTATTTAGTATATAATTACCAAATCAAAAAATTATCTGTCTTAAAGGAGATTAGTTGTGAATTAGCATCCATCGCCAAAGCCAGAGAACTTTTTCAGAGAGAAGCAAGAATTTTACAATCTTTACAAAACCAAGGCATACCTGAATTTTATGACTTTTTTGCCTCCAAAAATTACTATTCTTTAATTATGGAGATGATTCACGGTGAAAGTTTAGATAAAGTTGACTTTAACAATGAAAAAGAAGTTTTAAAATGTACTTGGGAAGTGGCAAAAATTTTAGACTATTTACATAGTCTTCCTCAACCTATTATTCATCGAGACATCAAACCCACTAACTTAATTTTTCGATATAGTCCTCAAGAAGTGGTTTTGATTGATTTTGGAGCAGTGAAAGAGGCAGCCTTAGAACCCGGTACAAGAATTGCTACCACTGGCTACAGTTCCCCTGAGCAGAAAAAAGGTTTATCTTTTATACAGTCTGATTTTTATGCTTTGGGGACAACTCTAGTTTATTTGCTTACTAAAAAATCACCCAATGCTTTTTATAATCCTATAATGAAAAAATTTATTGGTTTAGAAGAAATGGGAATTTCTAAGCCTGTAATTAATTTTATCAATAAAATGACAGAGTTTGAACCTCAGAGCAGACCAGTTAATGCCTTAGCCGTAATGGATTTAGTGACGGAGCTAATGTCTTAA
- a CDS encoding polysaccharide biosynthesis/export family protein codes for MSQFIRVTKHGLSFASFVSVVLIPHLFCTPSYAQSDTRQDLPILSPNPLAPSPAPVTPTVIPSNTQVNNDTTFNVVPQGYQPPPFNEQESLELNEYRLDFGDVIAVNVLRFPEFNFSAALDAKGNVIAPLLGRISLKGLTIEEVENKIRLELGNRFLKEPPQVVAALTGQRPVNLTVVGEVGRPGYYTIGQGTPLNIVLAQAGGTTQQADIRSIIIKRTLHDGTIVEEKVNLYQPLIEGKRQPQVRLQAGDTIVVSRLQVGEDQDYDRLFVSRTNIPDPVITVRLVAPTGAAGVTLRNINIPNGSSFLDAVALLPEFVPLITNNEVSLVRFDPELGRVVTQSLNVRETIQNSDVTQNVPLRDDDVIVVSRTLLGRVLGGIRIITQPIRDIFGFTDFIQRTFDGSLFDRRNNFRF; via the coding sequence ATGAGTCAATTTATCAGAGTCACTAAACACGGATTGTCTTTCGCTTCCTTTGTCAGTGTTGTGCTGATACCGCACCTGTTTTGTACTCCTAGCTATGCACAGAGTGATACGAGGCAAGATTTGCCCATTTTAAGCCCTAATCCTCTTGCTCCAAGTCCAGCGCCCGTCACCCCAACGGTAATACCTAGTAATACTCAAGTAAATAATGATACAACCTTTAATGTAGTGCCACAGGGTTATCAACCGCCACCCTTTAACGAGCAAGAATCTTTGGAATTAAATGAATATCGTCTGGATTTTGGTGATGTCATCGCTGTTAATGTGTTGAGATTCCCCGAATTTAATTTTTCAGCAGCGCTAGACGCAAAAGGAAATGTCATTGCCCCGTTGTTAGGGCGAATTTCCCTCAAAGGTTTGACCATTGAAGAAGTAGAAAATAAAATCCGCCTTGAATTAGGAAATCGCTTTTTAAAAGAACCACCCCAAGTAGTAGCCGCTTTAACAGGGCAAAGACCAGTAAACTTAACAGTAGTGGGGGAAGTCGGGCGCCCGGGGTATTATACTATCGGGCAAGGTACACCTCTTAATATTGTTTTGGCGCAAGCTGGAGGTACAACCCAACAAGCCGATATTCGTTCCATTATCATCAAAAGAACTCTCCATGACGGCACTATCGTAGAAGAAAAAGTCAATCTCTATCAACCCTTAATTGAAGGCAAAAGACAGCCCCAAGTTAGACTTCAAGCCGGGGATACCATTGTTGTATCTCGTTTACAAGTAGGAGAAGACCAAGATTATGATCGCTTGTTTGTCTCACGCACCAATATTCCTGACCCTGTCATTACTGTGCGCTTAGTAGCACCGACGGGCGCTGCAGGAGTGACATTAAGAAATATTAACATTCCTAATGGTAGTAGCTTCCTCGATGCAGTGGCGTTACTACCAGAATTTGTACCACTGATTACCAATAATGAAGTTAGTTTAGTGCGTTTTGACCCTGAATTAGGTAGAGTCGTAACCCAATCTCTTAATGTCAGAGAAACCATCCAAAATAGTGATGTTACCCAAAATGTTCCCCTAAGAGATGATGATGTCATTGTGGTTAGTCGCACTCTCTTAGGTAGGGTTTTAGGTGGTATTAGAATTATTACTCAACCTATCCGAGATATTTTTGGTTTTACCGATTTTATTCAGCGCACTTTTGACGGTAGCTTATTTGATCGTCGTAATAATTTCCGCTTTTAA